The genomic region CCCCCGTTGCCGGGTCCCGGGGGCGCAGCCCCGAGCCGATCGGAGCGGGCGCCGCGGCTCCGCTGCAGGTCTGAGCGGCCCCGGCGAGAACAAGGGAGCGAGACggagggggcgggggaaggaGGCTCCGCCTGCGGAGGAGCGAGGCGGCTCCGCGCCGCGCGGGAGAGGCGAGCCCAGCCTCCGACCCTCCCCGGCCAGCCCGGGCCGCGCGGCGAGGGCGGGGGTGGTGCCTGGTGCCCGCCCCCTCGGCGCTGCTGGCCGCCAGGCGCATACAGATGCGGCGCCCCTCCCGGGCCGGGCCCACAGCGCCCTGAGGGGCACTCGGGTGGGAGTGCGTCCACGCCTCGGCGCCAGGCCGTTTCCGAAGAGCTAGCGGGGAGGACGCATCGCGGGGCGCGAAGCGGCCCGCAGCCGGACGAAGGGCGAGCGCACGGTGAGCCCGGGAACCCGGAACCCACTGCGGAGGCCCGGCTCGCAGCAGCTCCCGGACCGGCCTTGGGAACTGCGGAGGACCTCGGTTGTGAGACGGCGGCATTTTGGGAATCTATGCAGGGAAGGATAGCGGGCCGGCTGGGGGCCTTAAGCACGGGTGAAGGGTCCAGGGAGTCCGCGGGCTTGGCCCAGGGAACAAACAGGTCAGGGACCGAGGTAAGACATCCGCGGGAGGGCACGGAGCGTTTTGGGGAAGCTCGTTTACAGAAGCCTACTGAGCGAGCTGCTGCCGCCCCCTGGTGGCAGTTATGGGAGACACCTTGAAGGTGGTGAGCAGGTGACCAAACTGCCTCTAGCAACAGGACTGGACCGTCTTCTTCCCAGGGGGTCTCCCtcgctggggggagggggaagccgCACAGCTGTGGTGTGGTCTGAGCCGAggcagggatggagggagggcagggagtcCCCTCTCCGGGAAGCAGCAGCCTAAGTGTATGAAATGCAAGTAATGCTGGCTGCACTTCACAGGAGACAGCCTCCACTTCAGTTTGGCTCTCACCCAGGCCCTGGCCAAGGAAAGCCACTCAATCACACACTAGTTAAAACTAAgtcagatttttattattttccatagaCCAcatcatttaataataaaaaaaataaaaataaaaattgaacaaaAGGAAAAGGTGGATATAAAGTGGAACCGGTGGGCAGGAGGCAAGGGCTGCAGGACAGAAAAGACTGGGAACCGCAGGGGCCCTGGGACTCAGGAGGAGATGCTGATTCAGCTCATAGGTGACCCAGTCCTGGCCCCGGCTGTTCCCAAAAGGGGGGTTCGAGTACCAGAGGTGGTGAGCAGGATAGAGGAAAAAACAAGGGAGGTTTGGGGCTCTTGGCTGTTCCCCACTTCTCAGCCAATACCTCCCTCCCTAACTTAGCTCTTCCCTCTCACAGACTTCACTGGAAATGAGAGGAGAGGGCTGAGTCCCAAGAGATAGATTATGGAGGTGGGGTCGGGGTGGGAAGGTGGCCACTGCTCCATTTGGTATTTGGGGACAGGTGGCAGCCAGACTTCAGCACTGGGCAAATGGTGTGAAAGAGCCCTGGTTCCAAGGTGGTGGAGATTGTACCTATCCCTCTGTGGCCTCGAACCCACCCGGGGCAGGGTGGCCCGTGCCTGCAGCTCTCCCTAGTGTTCTCCCGGCTAGCGGCGCCCACCCCGGTCCCGCACAGGTGTGCTCCGACTCCGGCTCCTGCTGTGGCGCTTGGTGTCTCTGCGGTCCCGCTCCCTGCCTCGCTCCCGCTCCCGGTCCCGCTCCCGCTCTCGATCCCCCCGGTCCCGCTCCCGCTCCCTCTCCCGCTCCCGGTCCCGCTCTCGGCTGTGCTCTCGCCGCTTCTCTCGCTCCAGCTGCCGGGTCCGTTCCCGCTCggcctccttctccctctccttctgctCCTCTTCTTCTTGCTCCTTTCGCCGCTTCTCCCGCTCCTTGGCCCGTTCAGCCCGCTCTGCCTCCTTCTGAACAATCTGTAGCAGGCAGGGAAGGCAGACAAGAGGCATCTCAACCCCGTTCACACTAGTCCCACCTGGTCCCCCTGCTCCTGGACCCCGCACTCCTAGCTCAGGATCACCGTCCCGCCTTGCTGTTACACAGGAAGGGGGAGGGCCCAGCCACCTGACCTTGTCTCAGAGCCCCAAGCCCTCCCACTTTTCACCTGCTACAGGCATGACAGGTAGCAGCACCATCCATGCCTGGCCTCTCATATTTCCCAAGCTACTGAGAggtgaaaaaaaatctctatttccTTCAGTGGAGTAGCATAAGCCTAAAATTCCCAAAAGGCCCATCAAGAAAAAAGCCCCCTTAAAAAAGCTAAAATCcctagaaaggaaaaagaagaaaaatggcagagtttataaaatacaaatttttcagCTAACTAAAAGCAACTTCCAAGAAGTGTGGTTGGCACAGCCAGTTTGGATACACACACAAAGTTCCAATCTCCATGTCTTCTACTACCTTTTTGGGTCTGGCTGCTCTATGGCACAATCAACTGGGTCTTGAAACTGCCTCTTTCCATGATGCTTAGCCTCTGCCCTATTATCCTTAGCCGATAGGATATCTAAGCCTACTCCTCCCATAGTCACATGACTCTGCCCTCCCGGCCCCCCAGCCTTGATGAATCTCTGAGCAGGGCGGGCAGGCAGGCACTCACCTGGCTGTCAGTCAGCGGGAGCCAATAGATGCAGGGAGCTGCCTTGGTCTTGCGGAAAAGGTCGTCCAGCAGCTTGGCAGGTGGTTCCTCCTGAGCTTTCTCTGAGGTGGAAAGAAGTGGTTCAGACTTGATGCACATGACTCTGTGGCCCGTCCCATTTGGGTCCCTTGCCCACTTACAGGCGGGTACTGTGTCCCCGAAGCTAAGTACCTTTCTTCTCACTCTTCTTTTCTTTAGACTTTGCGCGTTCCTTCCGGCGGCGATCACGGGACCGGGATCGGGAATGGGGCCCTTCTCGAACTTTGTCCCGATCCCACTCACGCTCGGATCGAGTCCGCTCCCGCCGCTCCATTTCCCGTTCCCGTTCTGCCCACTGCTCCCGAACCGCCCGCTCCTGCTCCCGCTGCTCTGCCCTGGGGTGCTGTGgtggctgggctgggggtgggggcggggggtgcagtGGCCGTGGTATCCCCTGCTCTTCTGTCTTAGTTTCAGAGGGACGGTCCACCAAGAGGCCTCGGTGATAGTCCAGCTGCAGGTAGAGAAGGTACAAGGGTGGAGACAACATCACCCCACTGAAGGAGCACGGCTCAACTCGGAACCAAAGTGGAGGGGAGAGGACACTCAGAGACCCCCGGTTTGGCCAGGGTCTCGCTGCAATCTCGCGAATGATggcccccccgcccctcccctctttcccctCCCTCACGAGGGAGTCTTACCTCATCTTGCTCAGCATAGTCAGCACAAAGGAATTTGGGGTTGGACTGGGGCCATTTGACTCCATGCAGAGCTGTGCGGGTGGCAACTGCTTCCTCCACTGTCGAGTACTGACGAGGAAGGGAGAGGCAGAAGGTCACAACaggccttccctccctcccactgccaCAAGGCCTCAAACCTGCCCACGCTGGCCACAGAAGGAGATATAGGGCACAACCTAGAGAACCAGCTCCTTCCCCTCACCGTTACAAAGCAGTGAGATTTGATCTTGTCAATCCAAAAAGCCTCTTCCACCAGAGTTCCTGTACGTCCCAACAACTCCTTCAGTTGGCCTAAAGTGAAGGGACGGACCTGCCAATGAGAATGAAACTTCAGGGTCTGGAAGAAGGCAAGAAATATGCTCAGGTCAGGCTCCCTACAAACTTGAGACAACCCTGCAGGGTGatacttttttctcatttttcagatgagacagGTTGTGAGGTTAAGCAACTCACTCAGTCAATGAGTGAGTAACCAGCAGACCTAAGAGCTGAACCTAAGAAACACGAGTCCAAAGCTCTGACTCCACATCAAGCTGCACTGTGGGAAATGATGACTTACCAAATTGGAGATGTGGACGATGTTACTGATCTTGccccggggtggggagggcaccTGAGCAGTCCGGACTGGGTCATCAATCGTAATGGAAACTCCTGACTTCTGCTGGCTAATGGAACGTCGAGTTAAGGTATCTCCTAAAGTCACTATCAAATAGAGCACATGAATCGTTTTCAGCAGGGAGCAATGCTGGCTTTCACCTTCAGCAGGACTTTTAAATTCCCTACCAGTAGTCACCCTTCCATCTAAATGTGCTGAGCACCTGCACTGTGCAAGGTACAGTCCAGGCTGATCTCATTATGGAGACGCAAAGATTAAACAGATTCGAACCTGGCCCTCAAGTAGCTTGGTAACAGGAAGACGACAAGACAGATGTATAAAATACTACAACACAAGGCAGAAGACACTCGATGCTGGAAGAGGTCCAAATCAGGTGCTCTGGGGATGCAGGGAGCCACACGTTTCACTCAGGGCTGCACCCACCTTTCTTGACTTCATGTTCCACAGGTGGGGGCAAGGCCACCTCCACTGAGACCTGGGGAGGTACAGGGGCttctgcttcaggctccttctcttcttcctcctcttccctctgcccATTCTCCTGGCCCTCGGCAGGTACCACCTGTAAGGTATCAGGTAACAGAGGGATTCTTAAACACCAAACTGGCATATTCTTTTCTGCCTCTGGTTTCTTGGGGAGAGATGGTGGTAGTCAGCCTAAAGTATTCTTTCCACTAGGGGGGAGATTTCATTATTAG from Dama dama isolate Ldn47 chromosome 12, ASM3311817v1, whole genome shotgun sequence harbors:
- the ACIN1 gene encoding apoptotic chromatin condensation inducer in the nucleus isoform X5, with amino-acid sequence MSPADRHRSASTIEPATTSSLALLLLLLQRDQSSRIRGLPEEKEEVTMDTSENRPENEVPEPPMPIADQVSNDDRPEGNAEDEEKKESSLPKSFKRKISVVSATKGVPAGNSDTEGGQPSRKRRWGASTATTQKKPSISITTESLKSLIPDIKPLAGQEAVVDLHADDSRISEDETERNGDDGTHDKGLKICRTVTQVVPAEGQENGQREEEEEEKEPEAEAPVPPQVSVEVALPPPVEHEVKKVTLGDTLTRRSISQQKSGVSITIDDPVRTAQVPSPPRGKISNIVHISNLVRPFTLGQLKELLGRTGTLVEEAFWIDKIKSHCFVTYSTVEEAVATRTALHGVKWPQSNPKFLCADYAEQDELDYHRGLLVDRPSETKTEEQGIPRPLHPPPPPPAQPPQHPRAEQREQERAVREQWAEREREMERRERTRSEREWDRDKVREGPHSRSRSRDRRRKERAKSKEKKSEKKEKAQEEPPAKLLDDLFRKTKAAPCIYWLPLTDSQIVQKEAERAERAKEREKRRKEQEEEEQKEREKEAERERTRQLEREKRREHSRERDRERERERERDRGDRERERDRERERGRERDRRDTKRHSRSRSRSTPVRDRGGRR